The following are encoded in a window of Vigna unguiculata cultivar IT97K-499-35 chromosome 8, ASM411807v1, whole genome shotgun sequence genomic DNA:
- the LOC114194061 gene encoding CBL-interacting serine/threonine-protein kinase 11-like, with protein MPEIEQVAAESTVLFGKYEVGRLLGCGAFAKVYHARNIDKGQSVAVKVVSKKKLAATGMTTNVKREITIMSRLHHPNIVKLHEVLATKTKIYFILEFAKGGELFSRIAKSRFSEDLARRFFQQLISAVGYCHARGVFHRDLKPENLLLDEQGNLKVSDFGLGAVKEQLAVDGVLHTLCGTPAYVAPEILAKKGYDGAKVDVWSSGVILFVLVAGYLPFNDPNLMVMYRKIYKGEYRCPRWFSTELRRFLARLLDTNPETRISVDEILKDAWFKKGYKEVTFGDLGLEWKSEGDGVKDLNAFDIISFSTGLNLSGLFDSLKEVEEGERFILKESPEKVVEKLVAAAATVEGIIVRRRKECGVELEGCNGNFAALVEVYRLSPELVVVEVRRRDGNGGVFRDVWSNKLRPYLCAASSSTTSDREETGAQPVAGES; from the coding sequence ATGCCGGAAATTGAACAGGTGGCGGCGGAAAGCACCGTCTTGTTCGGAAAATACGAGGTGGGAAGGCTCTTAGGATGCGGCGCGTTCGCGAAGGTGTACCACGCGCGTAACATCGACAAGGGGCAAAGCGTGGCAGTGAAAGTGGTAAGCAAGAAGAAACTGGCCGCAACGGGGATGACCACCAACGTGAAGCGCGAGATTACCATCATGAGCCGTCTTCACCACCCCAACATCGTGAAACTCCACGAAGTGCTGGCGACCAAGACCAAAATCTACTTCATCTTGGAATTTGCGAAAGGAGGCGAGCTCTTCTCGAGGATCGCGAAAAGTCGATTCAGCGAAGATCTCGCGCGACGGTTCTTCCAGCAGTTGATCTCCGCCGTCGGGTACTGCCACGCGCGCGGCGTTTTCCACCGCGACTTGAAGCCGGAGAATCTACTGCTGGACGAGCAGGGAAACCTCAAAGTCTCCGACTTCGGACTCGGCGCGGTGAAGGAGCAGCTGGCGGTGGATGGGGTGCTGCACACGCTATGTGGGACCCCTGCTTACGTGGCACCGGAGATTTTGGCGAAGAAGGGTTACGATGGGGCCAAAGTTGATGTTTGGTCTTCCGGGGttattctctttgttcttgtgGCCGGGTATCTACCGTTCAATGACCCGAATCTTATGGTGATGTACAGGAAGATTTACAAGGGGGAGTACCGGTGTCCGAGGTGGTTTTCGACGGAGTTAAGGAGGTTTCTGGCGAGGTTGTTGGATACGAATCCCGAGACGAGGATCTCTGTGGATGAGATTTTGAAGGACGCGTGGTTCAAAAAGGGGTACAAGGAGGTTACTTTTGGCGATTTGGGTTTGGAATGGAAGAGTGAAGGGGATGGGGTGAAAGATTTGAACGCGTTTGATATAATTTCTTTCTCCACAGGCTTGAATCTCTCTGGTTTGTTTGATTCGTTGAAGGAGGTGGAAGAGGGAGAGAGGTTTATACTGAAGGAGTCGCCGGAGAAGGTGGTGGAGAAGTTAGTTGCGGCGGCGGCTACTGTGGAGGGTATTATCGTGCGGAGAAGGAAGGAGTGTGGGGTGGAGTTGGAGGGGTGTAATGGTAATTTCGCCGCTTTAGTGGAGGTTTACCGGTTATCACCGGAACTGGTTGTGGTTGAGGTGAGAAGGAGGGATGGGAATGGCGGAGTTTTTAGGGATGTGTGGAGCAATAAGCTTAGGCCGTATCTCTGTGCAGCGAGTAGCAGTACGACGTCGGATCGGGAGGAAACCGGTGCGCAGCCGGTTGCCGGTGAATCATGA